CAACTTACAGCACATTGCAAGTAGGTGAAGTACAACGCGCTTTCTCTAAAAGCCAGAGACAGAGATAATTTTACTTCTGACTTCTGAGTTCTGAATTCTGCTGTATTTGTTTCATCTTGTAACAACCTATTCCCCAATCTTGGCAAAACAGGGAAAAGTAGTAAACGAAATGTTCAAAATCTGCTGAGATTAGGAGGTTTTCAACGATGTCTATATCAGATACTCAAGTCTACATTGCTCTTGTTGTCGCGCTGATTCCAGGCATTCTGGCTTGGCGACTGGCAACAACACTTTACAACTCATAACACCTTGAAGAGTTAGTAAACCTGGCAGTACGGGGTGCAGTCTCAAGCTTTTGCGGCTTGGTTTCGTAACTTTGCTTGAGACTGTACACGTACAAATGTCAGGTTTATTATTTGACAAATCACCCGTGTACCAAGTGCAAAAAAATAAAGTAATATGACAGCTAAACAAAACCGCAATTAGTGCAGGTGTGCTCTTTGTGGTGTGTCCGCTCATTTAGCCGATTCTTCTGATCACCATGAACGCATTTCAACCCTCTAGACCTCCGCTACAACCGATACAAACCCATCGAGTTACCCCTCGACCAAAGCGGCGTCTTCGCCAACGCTCTTATCAAGTGATGGCGCTGGAAACCATAGCCAAGATAGGGGTTAATCTTGTCATTTCAGGCGCAGCAATATCCGCTTTGATACAACTTTTGCCTTATCATTGGTCGCAGCAAGATAAGTTACGAGCCATCCGCATTGATGTGAAGCAGATGGAAGAACGCGTATATCAGTTACAGACGGAATTTAGCCGTAACTTCGATCCACGCCAAGCTAATATGATTAGACAAGAACAGGGCTATCGATTTGACCCTAACCAGCGTCAGGTCGTCTTCCAAAAGGATATGACTGAAATTGAACAAGCACAATCAAACTAATTCCAAATTGATCATTATTACCCGACAAATAAATTTGGGAGCTAGCAACAAGACAAATAGCTAATAGTTAATAGCTAGTAGCTCACTTTTTGGGAGCTATGTAGTTATCATCTATTAGCCATCGGCAGTTATCAGGATGTGTCGTACTCTGCTTTTCATGAATGCGCCATAAAAGTGGCGATGAGTTCACAATTTACCAGTGAGAATGCTGTGGACGCAGCAATTCGTGTAGCCAATTTTCAACTTGTAAACGCAAGCGCGAACCAGGATCTTCCTTCTTGAAGCCAGGAAAAGGCAGTTGACTCAAGGCTCGACGATAATCGGCGATCGCACAATTCCAGTCGCCCCATAGATGATAAGTTCTACCTCGTTCTGCTATAATGTGCCCTTCTAATTGACCGAAAAGCAGAGCAACCTCAAAATTCTCAATTGCTTCCTCGTATTGCCCCAAATCGCGTAAGGTAATGCCTCGGTTAATCCACGCTCTGACATGACTGGGATTCAAATCCAACGCTCGGTCGTAATCAGCAATCGCTGCTACTAATTCCCCACAAGCTGCATAGTAGTTTGCCCGATTATTGTAGGCACTCGCTAATTTAGGATTAAGTTGCAACGCTGTGTTATAATCGCAAAAGGCTTTTTGCGTTTCTCCACTTTGGAAGTAAATTAGCCCTCGGTTGTTGTAATCAATAGCATTGTGGGGATGACGATGAATGAGTTGACTTAGTAAAGCGATCGCCTCAATGTAATTTCCTTGTCGGGCTTTTGTCAGAGCATAAGAGCGCAAGTAGCTGTCTCCAAAAGCAGATTTGCTGCTACCGTTAGCCCCTTGCTTTTGTAGTATGTTTGTATTGTTCAAGGCAAATGGGTTGCGGTGATTTTGCTTGTCACCAAAGGGTAAAAATGAGTGACTGTTCATATATTCCTACCTGAGCTACTTGCTCTGTGAGATCAACTTATAGGGTTCCCCGTTATTGTGGTTTTCTAACTGTGTCACTTGTTAAGGTGTCTGTGAGTCTTGAGCCACAAGCATTAAAGCTAAATGCAATCAAACGTAATCCGTGAGAGTTTATACCTGCAAGAGCCATATGACGCTTTCGGCTCTCTCGCCAGATAAAAGCACACCATACCCAATTGATGCTTCAATCTAATAATTGATACGTCTTCCCCAAGTTAAATTCCAGATACAGCAAATATCAATCTTGTAGACTATTCAAGTAGTGTGAGCGACAAGTTGATAAAATGCCTTTATGAGGAAAGAAGTCAGAACTCAGGTGTCAGAAGGCAGAAGAATAAAGACATTCTGAATACTGAGTTCAAAATTCTGAATTCTAGATTTTTTGAAGGTTTGATAAAATTTTCTTATGGCAACTGTCACTTCTTATCCCAATGCTCCCGACTTAACAGCCGATGATTACATTGTCATCGGCTTGGCAACCTGCTTCGTTAAAGAGGACGGAGAAGTTCATCAAATCGAAGTTATAGAACCTATTCCCTCTGCATCATTGGAAACGCTAGTTAAAGGGACTCCTACCTCCTTTAAGTTCGCCTATGCCACAACTCTAGGAACAGTGTTGGACGAAGAGCAACCTCAAATTCCGCCAGGGTTTCCCCAGACGGCTGAGTTTGGTGAAGATTTTATCGAACGGGCATTCGCCGCTGCTCGCACATACAAGCGTCGTGAAGCAGCTAAATCTCTGATTCCTTTAGGCACAACGTATACTGAGTTTAAATATTCTATTGAACGCAAGCGGGTGCTGAATGCCTCACGAGTTGTCACAAAGGAAGACAACGTTAAACAGCATTCCCACACTCACAAAGTTCTTTAATCAGTTTTCACTCAGAAGTCTAAAAAAATACCATATAATTCCTGAGGAATTATGACTGTTCATGATGAACTGATTGAGCCATTATGTTAAAACTTTACGGCGGCGCACGTAGTCGCGCATCCATTATCCAGTGGTATCTAGAGGAACTGGGAGTTCCCTACGAATTTGTCAAACTTGATATGCAAGCAGGTGAACACCGCCAGCCTGACTACTTGACAATTAACCCAATAGGCAAGGTTCCAGCAATTGTTGATGGTGATTTCCGGCTTTGGGAATCAGGGGCAAATTTGCTGTATCTCGCCGAGAAGTATGGCAAAACCTCCACTATAGAAGAACGGGCTAAATTCGCTCAGTGGGTGTTGTTTGCCAATGCTACCTTAGGACCAGGAATTTTTGTAGAAGCAAACCGAGAGCGGGAAATGCCCCACTTGATGACTTCTCTAAATGAAATTTTTGGGCGTCAACCTTTCTTGCTGGGCGAAGAATTCACGGTTGCTGACGTGGCTGTGGGATCTGTCCTATCTTTCATTCCCATCATGCTTAAGCTAGATTTGAGCGCCTATCCAGCAGTATTGGAATACATCAAGCGGCTATCTCAGCGTCCAGCTTTTCAAAAGAGTATGGGCGCACGCGGTGGGTAAGGATGTAGAAAAATTCAAAATTCAAAGTTATTTTTTAATTGAAAATTTTGAATTTTGAATTTAATTCACCCCTACATTCCTAAAAACATCCCCTAGCGGTAGTTTGTAAATTGCAAAGCAACAGGCAAGTCTTCTTGCTTGAGCCTTTGAATAACGGCTTGCAAGTCATCTTTATTTTTAGCGGTAACACGCACAGCGTCCCCTTGAATTGAGGCTTGCACCTTTTTGAATTCGTCGCGAATCAACTTGGAAATTTGCTTGGCAATTTCTTGGTTGATACCTTTTTGAAGTTTGATTTCTTGACGAACTCGGTTCCCGCTAGATGATTCTACTTTGCCAAAATCAAAGATTTTTTGGGAGAGATTGCGCTTTGCAGCCTTTTCGCGCAGGATGTTATGTACGGATTCTAAAGTGAACTCACTGTCAGTGTTCACAGTAATATTTTGTTCACCTAACTCAACAGTTGTTTGAGTATCTTTGAGGTCGTAACGACTTTTAATATCTCGTACAGTTTGGTCAACAGCGTTAACCAATTCTTGTCTGTCAAAGTCGCTTACAATGTCAAAGGAATAGGTTGAAGCCATAAAACATTTTGGATTTTAGACTTTGGATTTTGGATGAGTCATTAGTCATTGTTAGTTGTTAGTTGGTAGTGATTATTGAATTTTCTACTAATACCGTTTCTCTATGAAGATCCGCTGAATTAGCCTGCCTCTGTAGGCTTTGTTTGTGTAGCCGAGGCAGCGCGCCCTTGGAGGTTCCCTCCGTTGTAGCGACTGCCGTCCAAGCTTTTGCTTGTGAGTTGAATAAAGCGCGACCTCACATAGAATTGGTATAACCAATAAACTACTAACGACTAACCACTAACTAGTACAACGCGGCGAAAACAAAGCTACCATTCCAAAACAGCGAAAAGCCCACGTAATCAGCTTTTTGACTTTTGACTTTTGACTTTTGACTTCCGCGCAGCGGTACTAGTCCTCACTTTGCCAATTAGGTATTTGTTTGAATGATACTGAGGACAATGAGAGTGGCAGACCCAAGGGAGCCTACGGCAAACATGAGAGAGCGTAAAACGGGTATATTCAAAATATAAAAGATCGAGTATAGCAACCTAGCCAGGAGAAAAGCGATAACCGCCCCTATAGCTAGTGGAGAATTAACACCCGTTACGTATGCCATCAATGCTGCTGCGGTAAAAATCATAAACGCTTCAAACGAGTTTTGGTGTGCCCAAGTAGCTCGTTGGGCGTATGGTGGTAGTTTGTCAAACATGGCACGGGGAGCAGATATATCGTACCCAACCTGGGCACGGGCATAAGTGACTACCAAAAACGGCACGTAAATCAGTACAGCAGCAGCAGCAATAGAGTACAAAAAAATAGTCATTAGTCAAACACACAAGTCAAACACAAATGACAAATGATTAATCAAAGTAGAATAATGTCACCACCTTTCTTTGTTCTTCTGCATCTTTACAAGTTTGCAGTAGGATGCCGCTGTCATGAAACGCAAAACATATAAGCTGCTGACAGCGGGAGACGATCTCCTGATTGCACAAGTAACTAGCTTCAGCAAGGGACAGATGGTCATTACTAGGATTTTCCACCAGATGCATTACCTGTTCTAGTTGCTGGCGCGATTCATTAGGCTGGCGTTCTAAGCTTTGAGGTAGAATCACCGTCAAAAAATTGGGATCAGCCCGCATTGCTCCCTTAATAGCAGCTGAATTTGTACCCGTAGCGCCGGAGGTGATGAGCCGATTGCCTGATAAAACTAGGGCATAGGTCATCATCTCAATGAGATTCTGATGGGTAATTGGGACATGACGTGAACCCAGCAACGCGATTCGCTTGGAACCCGTTTGCTGGATTGTCGCCAGTTCTTGCGCTAATGTATCGACGTTGATAAGGTCTGTTGACTGGCTCAAAGACGGACAAAATCAGATTAAACAACCTAGCTATTGTAACAGACGCAGGGGAGTTCCCTGTAAGCTATTTGTTCTGTGGAATTCTCAAGATGGACTGTTGTTTCTGTAACTAGCAACAGCCGCCCGAAGATTACCTTGGTATTTTGACAGGAGTTGTAAACCCTCCTGTTTTTCCAAATCAGTCCAATGCATCAACAGTGCCAACTTTACCCATTTACCACTACGTTCTAATAACAAACCTGCGGCTTCACGACCTAAGCCTGTGAGGTCTTGTAAAATTCGCAAAGCGCGATCGCGTAACTTTTTATTTGTTACCGCCACATCCACCATGCGATTGCCATAAACTTTCCCCAGCTTGACCATGACACCTGTAGAAAGAATATTTAAAGCGAGTTTCGTCGCCGTACCAGCTTTCAGGCGAGTTGAACCAGCAAGTACTTCTGGTCCAGTCAACAGGCGAATATCAATATCGGCATCACAGCTGACTTGTTCAGCAGGGACGCAGGCTATAAATATAGTAGTGGCACCTCGCCCACGAGCCGCACTGATCGCGCCGTGGACGAAAGGCGTTGTCCCACCCGCCGTAATGCCAACCACCACATCAAGTTGCGTCACTTGTCGTTGAGCGATCGCCGCCTCACCATCTTGGGTGCTGTCCTCCAAATCCTCAGAACTGCGTACTAGTGCGGCTGCACCGCCAGCAATAATTCCCTGTACCATCTCTGGGGGCGTACAAAAAGTAGGCGGACACTCTGCGGCGTCTAACACCCCCAACCTACCACTTGTCCCTGCTCCAAGATAAAACAGGCGTCCTCCATGACGCAATCGTTCTGCGGTGCGTTCAATCGCTTGAGCTAATTGAAGTTTAGCAGCGGCTACCGCAGCTACTGCCTTTGTGTCTTCGCGATTAAACAGTTCCACCAAATCTAGAGAACTGATCTGGTCTAGGTTAAGACTATCAGGATTTACCTGCTCTGTTAAAAGATGCCCGCGCCCCTGCAAATTTGTCATTTGTCCTTTGTCCTTGGTCATTTGTTGGTTGTTGGCTGTTAGTTGTTAGTTGTTAGTTGTTGGTTGTAAAAAACACTAACCACTACCCACTATCTACTAACCACTAACTCATGACTCATGACACATTACAACAATCCTTCTAGTTTGCGACGAATGCTGTCTAGTTCCGACTCAGATAATTCTGGTTTTTCCTGTGACTCCTCGTTACGAGGGAGGATTTCCTCAGCAACATCCTCTTCGGATTCTGGTTTCCAGTCTGTTTGTTCAACGTTGATTTCTGGAGGAATTGCCAAACCCCCGTTATTGGGGACAATTTCCCAGTCATAGCCCGCACTTTGACAAAATTCCTTAATTTCCTCTGAATCAATCGCCTCTACGGTTGGTGCTGAGAAATCTTGAGCTTCTAGCATCAGTGCAAACCGTGCAGCGTCGTCTTCTGACTCGAACATCAGAACCTTATTGCGAGCGCCGGAGGCGGGGCTAAGCCCATCGCCCACCCGAATTGTGTGAATCCCTTCATTTTCTGTCCGAGCGTTAAATAGTAATACAAAAACACGCATAGGTGTAATCATCTATCCTTCCATGTTGGATCTATTTTTAATTAAAGTTCTAGGTTATGTCCAAGGAAAAGTCGAGGCAAGAATTCTCATTTTTTTATAAATTCTTAATATTAGCTAACACAGTTCATATCACCATAAGTAGAAGCGTCAGATGACACATCTACCT
The sequence above is a segment of the Mastigocladopsis repens PCC 10914 genome. Coding sequences within it:
- a CDS encoding DUF3110 domain-containing protein, which translates into the protein MITPMRVFVLLFNARTENEGIHTIRVGDGLSPASGARNKVLMFESEDDAARFALMLEAQDFSAPTVEAIDSEEIKEFCQSAGYDWEIVPNNGGLAIPPEINVEQTDWKPESEEDVAEEILPRNEESQEKPELSESELDSIRRKLEGLL
- the murQ gene encoding N-acetylmuramic acid 6-phosphate etherase, with the protein product MTNLQGRGHLLTEQVNPDSLNLDQISSLDLVELFNREDTKAVAAVAAAKLQLAQAIERTAERLRHGGRLFYLGAGTSGRLGVLDAAECPPTFCTPPEMVQGIIAGGAAALVRSSEDLEDSTQDGEAAIAQRQVTQLDVVVGITAGGTTPFVHGAISAARGRGATTIFIACVPAEQVSCDADIDIRLLTGPEVLAGSTRLKAGTATKLALNILSTGVMVKLGKVYGNRMVDVAVTNKKLRDRALRILQDLTGLGREAAGLLLERSGKWVKLALLMHWTDLEKQEGLQLLSKYQGNLRAAVASYRNNSPS
- a CDS encoding YajQ family cyclic di-GMP-binding protein, translating into MASTYSFDIVSDFDRQELVNAVDQTVRDIKSRYDLKDTQTTVELGEQNITVNTDSEFTLESVHNILREKAAKRNLSQKIFDFGKVESSSGNRVRQEIKLQKGINQEIAKQISKLIRDEFKKVQASIQGDAVRVTAKNKDDLQAVIQRLKQEDLPVALQFTNYR
- the psaM gene encoding photosystem I reaction center subunit XII — translated: MSISDTQVYIALVVALIPGILAWRLATTLYNS
- a CDS encoding tetratricopeptide repeat protein; amino-acid sequence: MNSHSFLPFGDKQNHRNPFALNNTNILQKQGANGSSKSAFGDSYLRSYALTKARQGNYIEAIALLSQLIHRHPHNAIDYNNRGLIYFQSGETQKAFCDYNTALQLNPKLASAYNNRANYYAACGELVAAIADYDRALDLNPSHVRAWINRGITLRDLGQYEEAIENFEVALLFGQLEGHIIAERGRTYHLWGDWNCAIADYRRALSQLPFPGFKKEDPGSRLRLQVENWLHELLRPQHSHW
- a CDS encoding slr1601 family putative cell division protein, which codes for MNAFQPSRPPLQPIQTHRVTPRPKRRLRQRSYQVMALETIAKIGVNLVISGAAISALIQLLPYHWSQQDKLRAIRIDVKQMEERVYQLQTEFSRNFDPRQANMIRQEQGYRFDPNQRQVVFQKDMTEIEQAQSN
- a CDS encoding glutathione S-transferase family protein, which codes for MLKLYGGARSRASIIQWYLEELGVPYEFVKLDMQAGEHRQPDYLTINPIGKVPAIVDGDFRLWESGANLLYLAEKYGKTSTIEERAKFAQWVLFANATLGPGIFVEANREREMPHLMTSLNEIFGRQPFLLGEEFTVADVAVGSVLSFIPIMLKLDLSAYPAVLEYIKRLSQRPAFQKSMGARGG
- a CDS encoding MAPEG family protein — its product is MTIFLYSIAAAAVLIYVPFLVVTYARAQVGYDISAPRAMFDKLPPYAQRATWAHQNSFEAFMIFTAAALMAYVTGVNSPLAIGAVIAFLLARLLYSIFYILNIPVLRSLMFAVGSLGSATLIVLSIIQTNT